The genomic region CTGCCGCCGCGCAGCTTTCGGCGCCGCAGCCGGTGCCGATCGTCGACACCATCCCGGCGGCGCGCGACATCGACTATCCCGGCACGCTCCGCCTGACGATCGACGCGACCGACGTGGAACAGGGCATCTTTCGCGCGACCGAGACGATCCCCGTGCCGCAGGCGGGTCACATGGTGCTGCTCTATCCCGCCTGGTTGCCCGGAAAACATGCCGAACGCGGCGAGATCGAGAAGCTGACCGGCCTCACCTTCCGCGCGGGCGACACGGTGATCCCCTGGGTGCGCGACGCGGTCGACGTCTATGCCTTTCACATCGTGGTTCCGGAGGGCGTCGAGGAAATCACCGCCGAATTCCAGTTCACTTCGGCCGTTTCGTCGAACCAGGGGCGGATCGTCGTCGCGCCGAGCATGATGAACCTGCAGTTCCCGTCGATGAGCCTCTATCCGGCGGGCTATTTCACGCGGCGCATTCCGATCAGCGCGACCGTGACCTATCCCGAGGGCTGGACGGCGGTGTCGGGACTTCCGGCGACGCGCGACGGATCGACCTATACCTACGAGACGGCGAGCTATCAGGTGCTGGTCGATTCGCCGGTTTTCGCCGGGGCGCATTATCGCGAATGGGAGCTGAGCGACCGCGTCGACCTCAATGCCTTCGCCGACCGGCCGGAGATGCTGGAAGCCGCGACGCCCGAAATGATCGCCGCGCACCGCCGGCTGGTCGATCAGGCGATCAAGCTGTTCGGCACCCAGCCCTATGACCAATATGAGTTTCTGGTCGCGCTGACCGACGAGATGGGCGGCATCGGCCTCGAGCATCACCGCAGTTCCGAAAACGGCGTCGGAGTCGATTACTTCAGCGACTGGGACAATGCGCTCGGCGACCGCGACCTCTTGCCGCACGAGTTCGTCCACAGCTGGAACGGCAAATACCGCCGCGGCGCCGATCTGTGGACGCCCGATTTCCGCATGCCGATGCGCGACACGCTGCTGTGGATGTACGAGGGCCAGACGCAATTCTGGGGCTATGTGCTCGCCGCGCGTTCCGGGATGCTGAGCAAGGATCAGGTGCTCGGCGCGCTCGCCAATGTCGCCGCGGCGTATGACGCACGCGTGGGACGCCGCTGGCGGCCGCTGATCGACACCACCCACGATCCGATCGTCGCCGCGCGCCGCCCCAAGCCCTGGACCAGCTGGCAGCGCGCCGAGGATTATTACAACGAGGGTCTGCTGGTGTGGCTGGAGGCGGATGCAAAGATCCGCGAACTGACGAACGGTCGCAGGTCGATCGATGATTTCGCCAGCGCCTTCTTCGGCAGCGGTCGCGACGGCGACTATGGCGAAGTGACCTACACCTTCGAAGATGTGGTCGCGACGCTGAACGGCGTGGTGGAAGCCGACTGGACCGAATTCCTGACCGAACGGCTGATGCAGACCAGCGACCGGGCGCCGCTCGCGGGCTTTACCGAGAACGGCTACCGCCTGGTCTACACCGACGAACCGACGCCGTGGTTCCGCAACTATCAGTCGAGCCGCAACATCGCCGATCACAGCTATTCGCTCGGGCTCGTCACCAGCCGCAGCGGCGGCATCTCCTCCGTGATCTGGGACAGTCCCGCGTTCGAGGCGGGGCTCGACGTGGCAGACGACATCATCGCGGTGAACGGAAACGCCTGGTCGGCCGAGGCGCTGACCGAGGCGGTTCGCGCCGCGCAGGGCGGGACCGAGCCGATCCGGCTGCTCGTCAAGAGCGGCGAACGCTACCGCGAAGTGGCCATCGACTATCACAATGGCCTGCGCTATCCGCGCCTCGAAAAGACGGTCAGCGGCGTGGCTGGCCTCGATCGGCTGCTCGCGCCGCGCTGACCGGGACGAGCGAAAAGACAGGAATGGAAGCGAATGCGTATCGACATGGTGCCCGTGGGCGACAATCCGCCGCACAGCCTGAACGTCATCATCGAAGTCCCCGTCGGCGGCGAGCCGGTGAAGTATGAGTTCGACAAGAAATCGGGCGCGCTGTTCGTCGATCGTATCCTCCACACGCCGATGCGCTACCCGGCCAACTATGGCTTCGTACCGCACACGCTGTCGCCTGATGGCGATCCGCTCGACGCGCTGGTCGTCGCGCGCTCGCCCTTCGTTCCGGGCTGCATCGTACGGGCGCGGCCGATCGCCGTGCTGAACCTGGAAGACGAGCATGGCGGCGACGAAAAGCTCGTCTGCGTGCCGGTCGATTCGACCTTCCCCTATTACACCAAGGTGGAGGAGATGGACGACCTGCCCGACATCGTCTTCAAGCAGATCGAGCATTTCTTCACCCACTATAAAGACCTCGAAAAGGAAAAGTGGGTCCGCGTCGGCACCTGGGGCGGCGCCGAGGAAGCGCGTCGCATCGTAGTCGAAGCGATCGAGCGCGCCGAGCAGGCAAAGGCGGCCTGAGCGGGTAGCGGGCGGGACTCGCTCCCGCCCGGCCTGGATCGTCAGCGCGGGCGGCTGCGGGGCTTTCTCTTCGGCGCCCGCAGCCCCGCTTCGATCGCAACCGCTGCCCAGCGGCGCATCACATCGGCATCGTCGTACACCGCGTCGGGCGCGCGGCGATAGTTCATGCTGCCGGTGCGGCCCACGCCCATCGCATAGGTGAATCGCGGACAGGCTTCGGCGTCCCACAGCGCGTCGCTTTCGCCATCCGCCTTGAACCAGAGTTCCCCGTCGCCTGCGATCGCGAAGACCGTGCCGTCGCAATAGAGCGTGGCGCCGCCCATCATGCGTCGCATCGTGACGCTGCCGATCGGCGCCAGCGCCTCGCGGACCCATTCGACCAGCCCCTCGTCGACCGCCACCGCTAGCGCCCCGCCAGCCGCGCGAGCGCATCGCCCGAGACGCGGCGAATGCGCCATTCGTCCATCGCTTCGGCACCCATGGCTTCGTAGAAGGCGATCGCGGGCGTGTTCCAATCGAGCACCGCCCATTCGAAGCGAGCGCAGTTGCGATCGCGGGCGATCCCCGCAAGATGGCGGAGCAGCGCCGTCCCCACTCCGGAGCCGCGCGCTGCGGGCGTGACATAGAGATCCTCGAGAGAGAGGCCGCGCCGCCCCTCCCAGGTCGAGAAATTGTGGAAGAACAGCGCGAAGCCGACCGGCGCTCCGCCGCGCTCCGCGATCACCGCCTCGGCGGCGGGAGGCGCGGCAAACAACGCCTTGTGCAGCGCTGGCTCGGTCGCCTTCACGGCATCGGGCGCGCGCTCATAGTCGGCCAGTTCGCGCACGAACCGAAGGATCGTCGGCACGTCCTCCGGAACGGCGGCGCGGAGTTCGATCGTCACAGGCTGGTCTCCACGGTGGCAGGGGCGATGCGGGGCGTTCGCGCAGCCCAGATGCACCCCCCCACGATCAGCACCGCGCCGACGACCGTCCAGAAGGACACTACTTCGCCGAAGACGAGATAGCCGAGCAACGATGCCCAGAGGAATGCAGTATATTCGGTCGGCGCCAGATAGCTCGCGTCGGCCCGGGCATAGGCCCAGCCGAGCAACAGCAGCGAAGCCGTGGCCAGCGCCGCCGCGAACAGGATCGCGGGCCAGTGAACGAGCGCGGGCACGCTGCCGAGCCACGGCGCGGCGAGCGCGAGCAGCAGCGTGACGATCGCGCTCTGAAAGAAGGCGATCTCGAGCGGACCGGCGACCTGCGCCTGCTGGCGCATCAGGATGATGTTGTACGAATAGCAGACCGCCGAGGCCATCACCGCCAGCGCGCCGAGCAGCGCCGCGTCGCCGAGCTGCGACTGCGTCTGACCGTAGAGAATGGTCGCGACGCCCGCCAGCGCGACCAGCGAGGCGAACACCGTGCGCCGCCCGATCCGCTCCTTCAGCAGCAGCGCGGCGAGGAACAGCGCCAGCAGCGGCGCGATATGCGTCAATGCGATAGCCTGCCCCATCGGCACGCGCGCAAGGCCCCAGAAGAACAGCACTGCCATCACCGTCGACACGATCCCGCGCAGCAGATGCAGCCGCAGCGCGGTGCGGCCCGGCCAACGCGGGCCGCGCCGCAGCCACAGCGCCCCGCTGAACAGGATGCCCGCGGCATTGCGCCAGAGCAGCGCCACATAGACGCCGATCGCCAGCGACAGGCCTTTGAGCACGGCGTCCATCGCCGAGAAGAGCGCGATCCCCGCCGTCGCGACAAGAAAGGCGACGACCGGCGACGCCGGCTGCCGGGTGGTCACGCGCGCATGCGAGGAGCGAGGCAAGGCACCCGCCGCAGCCCGCTCACCAGCAGATCGTCGGCCAGCATCGCCGCGGCAGTGAGAGAGAGAATCGCAAGGCCGATCCCGAGCGGCCCGGGCGCGATCGCGCCACCCTGCGTGCCGAGCGCGACCAGTCGCAGCCCGGGCAGGATCGCCAACACCGCCGCGCCCCGCCCGATCCACGTAGCGGCCGCTGCGGCGACATCGGCACGATCCCCGCGCCGCATTCGGCGCCACGCAAAGAGCAGCAGCGGATATTTGCAGGCCGCGAGCAGCGCCGCGGGAACCAGCGCATCGGCCACGGCGGCGTAGGAAGAGGCGGTCGGCATGGACGGGGCGGCTCCGCTACCGCCTGCAGCGCGGTGCGCGATGGGAGGACAGGCTCAGGCGGCCTGCGGTTCGGCGGTCGTCGCCTCGATCTCGGCGGCCTTGGCTTCGACCAGCTTGACGATGTGATCGATCATGTCGGCGTCGCTGACGTGATGATCGGTGACGCCCGAAAGATAGACCATGTGCTTGCCCGCGCCGCCGCCGGTGATGCCGATATCGGTCTCGCGCGCCTCGCCGGGGCCGTTGACGACGCAGCCGAGCACCGAAAGGCTCATCGGTGTGCGAATGTGGCTGAGCCGTTCCTCCAGCGTCTGCACCGTGCGGATCACGTCGAATCCCTGGCGGGCGCAGCTGGGGCAGCTCACTACCCGCACGCCGCGATTGCGGATGCCCAGTGCCTTCAGAATCTCGAATCCGACCCGCACTTCTTCCTCGGGCTCGGCCGAGAGGCTGACGCGAATCGTGTCGCCGATGCCGAACCAGAGCAGCGAACCGATTCCGATCGAGGATTTGACCGTACCGCCGACGAATCCGCCCGCTTCGGTGATGCCCAGATGCAGTGGACAATCGACCGCTTCGGCAAGCGCCTGATAGGCGGCGACCGCGAGGAACACGTCGGACGCCTTTACGGCGACCTTGAACTCGTGGAAGTCGTGGTCCTGCAGCAGCTTTATATGATCGAGCGCGCTTTCGACCAGCGCCTCGGGGCACGGCTCGCCGTATTTCTCGAGCAGATCCTTTTCTAGGCTGCCCGCATTCACCCCGATGCGGATCGCGCAGCCGTTCGCCTTGGCCGCATCGACCACTTCGCGCACCCGCGCGTCGGACCCGATGTTGCCGGGGTTGATGCGCAGGCACGCCGCGCCGGCGTCAGCGGCTTCGAGCGCGCGCTTGTAGTGGAAGTGGATGTCGGCGACGATCGGCACGCGCGAGGCGCGGACGATCTGCTTGAGCGCGCTGGTGCTCTCGACATCGGGGCACGAGACGCGGATGATGTCGGCGCCCGCTTCCTCGCAGCGGCGAATCTGGTCGATCGTCGCCTTCACGTCGGAGGTGGCCGTGTTGGTCATGGTCTGCACCGTCACGGGCGCATCTCCCCCGACGGGGACATTGCCGACCATGATCTGGCGGCTTTGGCGGCGCGCGATATCGCGCCAGGGACGAACGGACATGGGGGCTGCTCGCTAACGCTCGGGTACGAGGCTCGTCATATAGCGTTCCCAGGGCCGCGGCGAAAGGACGCTCTCCGCGCAACCGGTGGCACGGGCGCCACGATCTGCTACCAAGGCGCCCGTTCTTCAGGGAGTGCCGTATGCGCCTCGTCCTCGTGCTGCTCGGAGTGTTGTTGATGCCGCTTACCGCAAATGCCCAGACGCCGGGGGAACAGCGCCCGGAATGGACGCTCGTGATCCACGGCGGCGCCGGCACGATCACCCGGGATCGGATCACTCCCGAACAGGCCGAAGCCGTGACCGCCGGGCTGAACGCGGCGCTGGCGACCGGATCGGCGATCCTCGCCGAGGGCGGCAGCGCGCTCGACGCAGTCGAAGCGGCGGTGCGCGTGCTGGAGGACGATCCCAATTTCAATTCGGCGCGCGGCGCGGTGTTCACCTGGGAAGGGAAGAACGAGCTCGATGCTTCGATCATGGACGGCAGCAATCGCGCGGCAGGGGCGATTGCGGGCGTCACTACGATCCGCCATCCGATCAGCCTTGCGCGCAAGGTGATGGAGGAGAGCCCGCACGTGATGTTGTCCGGCACGGGCGCCGAGGAATTCGCACGCGACCATGCGGACATCGAGATCGTCGATCCCAGCTGGTTTGCCACGCCCGAGCGGTTGCGCCAGCTGGAAGAGCTGAAGGCACGGCAGGCGAACTGGTTCGACGTCGACCTGAAATATGGCACCGTCGGCGCGGTCGCGCTCGACAGCGAAGGCCATGTCGCCGCCGCCACCTCGACCGGCGGGTTGACTGGCAAGCGCTGGGGTCGAATCGGCGATTCGCCGATCATCGGCGCCGGCACCTATGCCGACGATCGCGGCTGCGCGGTCTCGGCGACGGGCGCAGGCGAGTATTTCATCCGCGAGGGCGTGGCGCACGAGATCTGCGCGCGCGTGCGCTTCCTCGGCGAGACGCTGCAGGAGGCGGCCGATGTGGTGCTGGCCGAAACGCAGGCGCTGGGCGGTTCGGGCGGCGTGATCCTGACCGGCCCGAGCGGCGAAATGTCGTGGAGCTTCACCACCCCGGGCATGTATCGCGGCCGCATTTCGTCGGACCGCGAAGCCGAAGTGGCGTTCTACGGCGAGGCCGAGTAAGGGCGCTGCCATGTTGCGTTCGCTTTTCGCCGCGCTGACGGCACTGCTCCTGCTCGCCCCCGCGCCCGCCTTCGCCTGGTGGGAATATGGCCACCAGACCGTCGCCGCGATCGCCTACCGCAACGTCGCGCCGGAAACGCGCGCGGCGATCGATCGGCTGCTCGCGCGCCAGGCGCTGCTCGAAACGCCCAGCTGCCCGGCAGGAACGATCGAGGAAGCAAGCGTGTGGGCCGATTGCATCAAGCCGCTCGGCGCGCGGTTCAGCTACGCCTATTCATGGCACTATCAAAATGTGAACGTGTGTCAGCCGTTCGACCTGGAAAGCGCGTGCAAGGACGGCAATTGCGTCTCGGCGCAAGTCACGCGCAACGCCGCGCTGCTCAAGGATCGCTCGGTGCCGCTGCGCGAACGGGTGATGGCGCTCGCTTTCCTCGTCCATTTCGTCGGCGACCTGCACATGCCGCTGCACGCGGGGGACAAGGGTGATCTGGGCGGCAACCGGCTCAAGACCAACTACGGCATCTATTCGACCGATCGGCTGAACCTGCACAGCGTGTGGGACGGGCTGCTCGCCGAACGCGCGATCTCGACGCCGCCGTCGCTGGTCCATGCCTATCCGGCCGACGAGCGGGCGCGTATCGCCGCGGGATCCGTCGAGGATTGGAGCCGCGAGAGCTGGGAAGTGAGCCGGCAGCACGCCTATGCCGCCGCGCTGGACGGCAAGCCATGCAGCACCGATCAGGAGCGCGGGCATCTCTCGAACGAGACGATCGAGACAATGGTCGAGCCGGCACGCGAGCAGATCAAGCGCGCCGGCCTGCGCCTCGCGCGGCTGCTCGACGAGGCGCTGGGCTGAGGCATCTACCCCGGCCCGCAACACTGTCCCGTCCCGGCGCTAGCGCCTCTTGTCGGGCCCCCAGTGCCAGCTGAACCCGCCCTCGGTCTTGCTGTGGACGAGCCAGAGAAAGCCGAGCAGCAGCGGCAATCCCACCGCGGCCTTCAACAGCTCGCCCGGCACCAGCGCGATCACGAGCAGAAACACCGCGATGAACCCGAGGGTGAGCAACCAGCCCTGCCACGTCACAGGCGTCGCGCCCCAGCCGAACAGCTTGGGCGCGAACCAATAGCCTTCGCGCACCTCGAAATGGCGCTCGATGTCGCGCAGTTTCATCCGCCCAGCGCCATCAGCGCGATGCCGCCCAGCAGGAGCAGGCTACCGCCGGCGGTCAGCCACGGCAGGTGCGCTCTCTTGGCGAACAATGCAGTCATCATGCGGGTCTCTCCTTGCTATCTCCGACGCTGCTCATCCTCGCGCCACTTGCGGAATTCCTTCAGCTCGCGTGCCATCTCGGCGATGTCGATCACTTCCGAGCGGCGCAGCGAGAGACGGATCAGCAGGACGCACGCGATCGCGACGAACAGCAGATAGGGCACCATCACGATCCACACCGCGCCTGTGCCGGCGACCCAGATCACCAGCGGCAACGGCGCAAGCGTGACCAGCAGGAAGGCGAGCAGCACACCCCACCCCTTCGCGTTGCGCGGCACCACGCGCAGCAGACCGGGGCCGCGATAGGTCGTGAACCAGGGATCCTTATCGGTCATTGCTTCCGCCTCCAGTGGCATTCTTGGGCGGACGACCGCGTTTGCGCTGCACCGGCTCCGCCAGCTTCACCCCGCGCTTCGACAGCGCTTCCCGCAGCAGACACTCGACCTGCGCATTGACGCTGCGCAGGTCGCTCGCCGCCGAGCGCTCGATCGCGGCGTAGAGCGCCGGATCGAGCCGCAGGGGAAATGCCTTCTTCGGGGGTGCCGCCACGCCAGCTCCTCAGCCGCTCACTGGTAGAGCGAGCCTGCATTCACCACCGGCTGGGTGTCGCGCTCCGAGCACAGCACCACCATCAGGTTCGAAACCATCGCCGCGCGGCGTTCGTCGTCGAGCTCGACCACATTCTTGGCCGAAAGCTGCTCGAGCGCCATTTCGACCATGCCGACCGCGCCCTCGACCAATGTCGCGCGTGCCGCCACCACTGCCTCGGCCTGCTGGCGCCGCAGCATCGCCTGGGCGATCTCATAGGCATAGGCGAGATGGGTGAGCCGGCATTCCTCGATCGAGACGCCCGCGACCGCGACGCGTTCCTGCAGCTCGACCTTGATCTCGTCGCTCACCACGTCGGCGTCGCCGCGCAGCGTGATCTTCGCATCCTCGAAATCGTCATAGGGGTAGCGCGAGCCGATCGCGCGCACGGCGCTTTCGATCTGGATGTTCACGAACTCGCGATAGTCGTCGACGTCGAACAGCGCCTGGGCGGTATCGGCGACGCGCCACACCACGTTCGATGCGATTTCGATCGGATTGCCCCGCAGGTCGTTCACCTTCAGCCGCTCGGACGTGATGTTGTGGATCCGAACCGAGATCTTCTGCTTCGTGAGCCACGGCCAGGTCCAGCGCAGGCCGGTGGCGCGATCGGTGCCCCGATAATCGCCGAACAGCAGGATCGCCGCCGCCTGATTGGGCTGGAGGAGATAGAAGCCGACCGCGATGAACAAGACGGCCAGCGAGCCGATCCCGACCGCCACTGCGACCTGCCACTCGGGATAGCTGCCGAACTGCAGGCCGGCGAAGACGGTCGCGACGAGCAGCACGAACGCCAGCAGGAGCGGGATCCAGCCGCTCGAAGTATGTGCCGGGCGCTCTTTGCTGTTGCGCAGGGCGTGGGCAGCGAAGTCATTCATGTCCGCCTCCTTAATTGTGATATCGGATTTATATCGCAGGAGGGAATGGGGCAAGCGAAATCGGAAAGCCGCGCGTCAGGCGCCCGAGGCGCCCCGCCCGGACAGCGCCGGACGCGGGCGGGGCGGCCGGTCGCCTGGCGGCCAGCCTTCGCGCTGCCGGGTGCGGTCGCCGTCGGTTTCCTCGGTCTGGTCGTGGAACAGCAGCACCTGGGTGGGGAAAGGCAAGTCGATCCCGTGCGACTTTGCGGTCTCGTAGAGCGCCAGGATCACGCGGGCACGGGCGTGGACTGCGCTGGTACGCTGCGAATCGGTCCACCAGCGCACCTTGAGCACGACGGCACTGTCTTCGAGACTCCACGGCAGCACCTCGGGCGCCGGCTCGGCCACGATCCCCTCAAGGCCGCGGATCGCCTCGAGGAACTTGCCGGCGGCCTCGGCCGGCCGGTCGCCGAAACCGATGCCGACGTCATATTCGTCGCGCCGCACCGGGAAGGCTGTATTGACCACGACGGGAGAGGTATAGATGTCGGCGTTCGGGATGATCACTCGGCGCCCGTCATAGGTGCGCAGCAAGGTCGCCCGGCTTTCGATATGTTCGACCGTGCCTTCGAAGCCCTGCGCCTCGATCTGATCGCCCTGAAGGAAGGGGCGGCGCAGCAGGATCAGCACGCCCGCGAACAGATTCTGCAGAATGTCCTTGAACGCGAAGCCGATCGCGACCGATCCGATGCCGAGCGCGGCGAGGATGTCTCCCGGATGCACCGTTGGGAAGATGATCGCGGCCGCCACCAGCAGCGCCGCCACCATGAGTCCGCCAAAAGCGAGCGACCCGAGCAGATTGCCGAGATCGGGGCGCCGCCGCCGGACCGCTATCCGCCGCACCAGCCGCGCCAGCAGCTTGCCCACGATCCACGCGAGCAGCAGGAAGATGAGCCCCGCGACCACGCTGGGAAGCTGGGCATAGAAGCCGTCGACCCAGCCCTCCATCGTCTCCGTTACCAGATCGACCGGTTCGCGCAGTCGGGCAGCGGTTTCGGTGGAGGTGGCGGCGACGGACATGGCAGGCCAATGCGGGGGCGGAGCGGCGGTTCCGCCAGCGCAACAAAAAGGGGAGACGCCGGCGGGCGCCTCCCCTCCCCGGATTCGTGCCGAACCGGCTCAGTTCAGGACGATGGTCACCGCGCGGCGGTTCTGCGCCCATGCCGACTCGTTCGAGCCGAGCGCCACGGGGCGCTCCTTGCCGTAGCTGATCGTCGTGATCCGTGCCGGCGAGACTCCACGCGCGGCGAGATAGTTCTTGGCCGAGTTGGCGCGACGATCGCCGAGCGCGAGGTTGTACTCGCGCGTGCCGCGTTCGTCGGCATGGCCTTCGATGGTGATGCGGCGGTTCGGATACTGGGCCAGCCAGCGCGCCTGGCTGTCGAGGATCGCGCGCGCCTCGGCATCGATGTCATGCTGGTCGAGCGCGAAATAGACGGTGTCACCCATCACCGAGCGCCGGAAATCCTCGGGCGAACCGGGGATGACGCCCGTCGTGGTGTCGCCACCCGGCGGCGGCGTGGGCGTGGTCGTGCCGGGGCTCGGCGGCAGCACCTCGGGGCGCTTCTTCGCGCAGCCCGCGGTTGCGAGCAGTGCGACGCCGATCAACAGAGTGGTCGTCTTCTTCATGGCCTTCCTCCTTGAAACCTCATCGCCCGAAGCTCGGGCTACTACGCGCAACTCGC from Sphingosinithalassobacter sp. CS137 harbors:
- a CDS encoding M61 family metallopeptidase, whose protein sequence is MRRTLAFAALLLATTAPAAAQLSAPQPVPIVDTIPAARDIDYPGTLRLTIDATDVEQGIFRATETIPVPQAGHMVLLYPAWLPGKHAERGEIEKLTGLTFRAGDTVIPWVRDAVDVYAFHIVVPEGVEEITAEFQFTSAVSSNQGRIVVAPSMMNLQFPSMSLYPAGYFTRRIPISATVTYPEGWTAVSGLPATRDGSTYTYETASYQVLVDSPVFAGAHYREWELSDRVDLNAFADRPEMLEAATPEMIAAHRRLVDQAIKLFGTQPYDQYEFLVALTDEMGGIGLEHHRSSENGVGVDYFSDWDNALGDRDLLPHEFVHSWNGKYRRGADLWTPDFRMPMRDTLLWMYEGQTQFWGYVLAARSGMLSKDQVLGALANVAAAYDARVGRRWRPLIDTTHDPIVAARRPKPWTSWQRAEDYYNEGLLVWLEADAKIRELTNGRRSIDDFASAFFGSGRDGDYGEVTYTFEDVVATLNGVVEADWTEFLTERLMQTSDRAPLAGFTENGYRLVYTDEPTPWFRNYQSSRNIADHSYSLGLVTSRSGGISSVIWDSPAFEAGLDVADDIIAVNGNAWSAEALTEAVRAAQGGTEPIRLLVKSGERYREVAIDYHNGLRYPRLEKTVSGVAGLDRLLAPR
- the ppa gene encoding inorganic diphosphatase produces the protein MRIDMVPVGDNPPHSLNVIIEVPVGGEPVKYEFDKKSGALFVDRILHTPMRYPANYGFVPHTLSPDGDPLDALVVARSPFVPGCIVRARPIAVLNLEDEHGGDEKLVCVPVDSTFPYYTKVEEMDDLPDIVFKQIEHFFTHYKDLEKEKWVRVGTWGGAEEARRIVVEAIERAEQAKAA
- a CDS encoding TfoX/Sxy family protein codes for the protein MAVDEGLVEWVREALAPIGSVTMRRMMGGATLYCDGTVFAIAGDGELWFKADGESDALWDAEACPRFTYAMGVGRTGSMNYRRAPDAVYDDADVMRRWAAVAIEAGLRAPKRKPRSRPR
- a CDS encoding GNAT family N-acetyltransferase, giving the protein MTIELRAAVPEDVPTILRFVRELADYERAPDAVKATEPALHKALFAAPPAAEAVIAERGGAPVGFALFFHNFSTWEGRRGLSLEDLYVTPAARGSGVGTALLRHLAGIARDRNCARFEWAVLDWNTPAIAFYEAMGAEAMDEWRIRRVSGDALARLAGR
- a CDS encoding DMT family transporter → MTTRQPASPVVAFLVATAGIALFSAMDAVLKGLSLAIGVYVALLWRNAAGILFSGALWLRRGPRWPGRTALRLHLLRGIVSTVMAVLFFWGLARVPMGQAIALTHIAPLLALFLAALLLKERIGRRTVFASLVALAGVATILYGQTQSQLGDAALLGALAVMASAVCYSYNIILMRQQAQVAGPLEIAFFQSAIVTLLLALAAPWLGSVPALVHWPAILFAAALATASLLLLGWAYARADASYLAPTEYTAFLWASLLGYLVFGEVVSFWTVVGAVLIVGGCIWAARTPRIAPATVETSL
- the ispG gene encoding flavodoxin-dependent (E)-4-hydroxy-3-methylbut-2-enyl-diphosphate synthase translates to MSVRPWRDIARRQSRQIMVGNVPVGGDAPVTVQTMTNTATSDVKATIDQIRRCEEAGADIIRVSCPDVESTSALKQIVRASRVPIVADIHFHYKRALEAADAGAACLRINPGNIGSDARVREVVDAAKANGCAIRIGVNAGSLEKDLLEKYGEPCPEALVESALDHIKLLQDHDFHEFKVAVKASDVFLAVAAYQALAEAVDCPLHLGITEAGGFVGGTVKSSIGIGSLLWFGIGDTIRVSLSAEPEEEVRVGFEILKALGIRNRGVRVVSCPSCARQGFDVIRTVQTLEERLSHIRTPMSLSVLGCVVNGPGEARETDIGITGGGAGKHMVYLSGVTDHHVSDADMIDHIVKLVEAKAAEIEATTAEPQAA
- a CDS encoding isoaspartyl peptidase/L-asparaginase family protein, with the protein product MPLTANAQTPGEQRPEWTLVIHGGAGTITRDRITPEQAEAVTAGLNAALATGSAILAEGGSALDAVEAAVRVLEDDPNFNSARGAVFTWEGKNELDASIMDGSNRAAGAIAGVTTIRHPISLARKVMEESPHVMLSGTGAEEFARDHADIEIVDPSWFATPERLRQLEELKARQANWFDVDLKYGTVGAVALDSEGHVAAATSTGGLTGKRWGRIGDSPIIGAGTYADDRGCAVSATGAGEYFIREGVAHEICARVRFLGETLQEAADVVLAETQALGGSGGVILTGPSGEMSWSFTTPGMYRGRISSDREAEVAFYGEAE
- a CDS encoding S1/P1 nuclease, with amino-acid sequence MLRSLFAALTALLLLAPAPAFAWWEYGHQTVAAIAYRNVAPETRAAIDRLLARQALLETPSCPAGTIEEASVWADCIKPLGARFSYAYSWHYQNVNVCQPFDLESACKDGNCVSAQVTRNAALLKDRSVPLRERVMALAFLVHFVGDLHMPLHAGDKGDLGGNRLKTNYGIYSTDRLNLHSVWDGLLAERAISTPPSLVHAYPADERARIAAGSVEDWSRESWEVSRQHAYAAALDGKPCSTDQERGHLSNETIETMVEPAREQIKRAGLRLARLLDEALG
- a CDS encoding toxin-antitoxin system HicB family antitoxin — protein: MAAPPKKAFPLRLDPALYAAIERSAASDLRSVNAQVECLLREALSKRGVKLAEPVQRKRGRPPKNATGGGSNDR
- a CDS encoding SPFH domain-containing protein, which translates into the protein MNDFAAHALRNSKERPAHTSSGWIPLLLAFVLLVATVFAGLQFGSYPEWQVAVAVGIGSLAVLFIAVGFYLLQPNQAAAILLFGDYRGTDRATGLRWTWPWLTKQKISVRIHNITSERLKVNDLRGNPIEIASNVVWRVADTAQALFDVDDYREFVNIQIESAVRAIGSRYPYDDFEDAKITLRGDADVVSDEIKVELQERVAVAGVSIEECRLTHLAYAYEIAQAMLRRQQAEAVVAARATLVEGAVGMVEMALEQLSAKNVVELDDERRAAMVSNLMVVLCSERDTQPVVNAGSLYQ
- a CDS encoding mechanosensitive ion channel family protein; amino-acid sequence: MSVAATSTETAARLREPVDLVTETMEGWVDGFYAQLPSVVAGLIFLLLAWIVGKLLARLVRRIAVRRRRPDLGNLLGSLAFGGLMVAALLVAAAIIFPTVHPGDILAALGIGSVAIGFAFKDILQNLFAGVLILLRRPFLQGDQIEAQGFEGTVEHIESRATLLRTYDGRRVIIPNADIYTSPVVVNTAFPVRRDEYDVGIGFGDRPAEAAGKFLEAIRGLEGIVAEPAPEVLPWSLEDSAVVLKVRWWTDSQRTSAVHARARVILALYETAKSHGIDLPFPTQVLLFHDQTEETDGDRTRQREGWPPGDRPPRPRPALSGRGASGA
- the pal gene encoding peptidoglycan-associated lipoprotein Pal translates to MKKTTTLLIGVALLATAGCAKKRPEVLPPSPGTTTPTPPPGGDTTTGVIPGSPEDFRRSVMGDTVYFALDQHDIDAEARAILDSQARWLAQYPNRRITIEGHADERGTREYNLALGDRRANSAKNYLAARGVSPARITTISYGKERPVALGSNESAWAQNRRAVTIVLN